In Gopherus evgoodei ecotype Sinaloan lineage chromosome 21, rGopEvg1_v1.p, whole genome shotgun sequence, a single window of DNA contains:
- the LOC115638351 gene encoding mast cell protease 1A-like, which translates to MWLFFEPGLSPGEIIGGWEAKPHSRSYMAHLAIQCKEKTYICGGFLVSEKFVLMAAHCYGDKITVYLGAHNIKQQEQSQQKIPVRSRIPHPKYNRKTHKNDIMLLQLEHKAELNEQVGLILLPLAHQRVQPGTVCSVAGWGRTDALSKVLPDTLQEVDLKVLDNEACLKYPGGMYRNYNTRTMMCVGDPKEHKASFRGDSGGPLVCGKTAQSVVTWGPDNGSPPRVYAKVSTFIPWIQAMMRRLQP; encoded by the exons ATGTGGCTCTTTTTTGAACCTGGTCTCTCCCCAGGTGAGATCATTGGAGGCTGGGAAGCCAAGCCCCACTCCAGATCCTACATGGCCCATCTGGCTATACAATGCAAAGAGAAAACCTATATCTGCGGAGGATTCCTGGTGTCGGAGAAGTTCGTGCTGATGGCCGCTCACTGCTATGGAGA CAAGATCACTGTGTACCTGGGAGCCCATAACATTAAACAACAGGAACAGAGTCAACAGAAAATCCCTGTGCGCTCTCGGATCCCCCATCCGAAATACAACAGAAAGACCCATAAAAATGACATCATGTTGCTGCAG CTGGAGCACAAGGCAGAGCTCAATGAACAGGTGGGGCTCATCCTTCTCCCCCTGGCTCATCAGCGAGTGCAACCAGGGACCGTGTGCAGCGTCGCCGGCTGGGGCCGCACAGACGCACTCAGTAAGGTGCTCCCCGATACGCTCCAGGAGGTGGATTTGAAGGTGCTGGACAATGAGGCCTGTCTGAAGTATCCTGGTGGGATGTATCGTAACTATAACACCCGCACGATGATGTGTGTGGGGGACCCAAAGGAGCACAAAGCCTCTTTCCGG GGTGACTCTGGGGGCCCCCTGGTGTGTGGGAAAACAGCCCAGAGCGTCGTCACTTGGGGGCCTGACAATGGGAGCCCCCCAAGGGTCTATGCAAAAGTCTCCACTTTCATCCCCTGGATACAGGCAATGATGAGGAGgctgcagccctga
- the LOC115638237 gene encoding olfactory receptor 10S1-like translates to MKPGNQTPVTEFILEGLPNTRELPSLFFLLFLLLYLLTLMGNTLTLLTVLCNSRLQALPMYCFLGHLSFLDTCLSSVTVPKILAGLVGPSGRAISFGGCVVQLYTFHFLCSTECFLYTVMAYDRFLAVCQPLRYSVVMSRKTCLWLAAGTWLTGSIHAVIQAFLTFRLPYCGPNQVEYFVCDIPAMLKLACADTAANQVVILANIEAVGASCFLLICVSYAYIASAILKIRTVQGRQWAFSTCSAHLTLVLLYYGPPVFIYLHPSSSQASDGAVAVFYTAVTPLLNPFIYTLRNKEMKKALRKVKDKVSHTK, encoded by the exons ATGAAGCCAGGAAACCAAACGCCGGTGACAGAATTCATCCTGGAGGGACTCCCAAACACCAGGGAGCTTccctctctcttcttcctcctcttcctcctcctctaccTGCTCACCCTGATGGGCAATACCCTCACCCTGCTGACTGTGCTCTGCAATTCTCGACTCCAGGCCCTGCCCATGTACTGCTTCCTTGGCCACCTCTCCTTCCTTGATACCTGCCTCTCCTCCGTCACTGTGCCCAAGATCCTGGCTGGCTTGGTggggcccagtggcagggccatCTCCTTTGGCGGCTGCGTGGTGCAGCTCTACACTTTCCATTTTCTGTGCAGCACGGAGTGCTTCCTCTATACGGTAATGGCCTATGACCGCTTCCTGGCCGTCTGCCAGCCCCTGCGCTACAGCGTGGTGATGAGCAGAAAGACCTGCCTGTGGCTGGCAGCTGGCACCTGGCTAACCGGCTCAATCCATGCCGTGATCCAGGCCTTCCTGACCTTTCGCCTGCCCTACTGTGGCCCCAACCAGGTAGAATACTTTGTCTGCGACATCCCCGCCATGCTGAAGCTGGCCTGCGCCGACACAGCAGCCAACCAGGTCGTCATTCTGGCCAACAttgaggcagtgggggccagctGCTTCCTACTCATCTGCGTTTCTTATGCCTACATAGCCTCTGCCATCCTGAAGATCCGCACGGtccaagggaggcagtgggcgTTCTCCACCTGCAGCGCCCACCTCACCCTGGTGCTGCTGTACTATGGGCCCCCAGTCTTCATATACCTGCATCCCTCTTCGAGTCAAGCATCCGACGGGGCAGTGGCTGTATTCTATACTGCAGTCACCCCTCTGCTGAACCCCTTTATATACaccctgaggaacaaggagatgaaaAAGGCCTTGAGGAAAGTA AAGGATAAAGTGTCTCACACAAAATAA